The Stutzerimonas stutzeri RCH2 genomic interval CGAGCTGGGGCGTTCAAACCGCTCCCCCTCCTGTTCCAGCCATTCGGCCAGCACTCGCGCATTGTTCTGCTGTTCGTCGCGCGCGGCATATACCAGCGTCAGCGTGCCCCGCTCGGCGAGCTCCAGCAGAGGCCACCAGTGCTCGGGATGTGCCGCCAGCTCGCCGCGGTAGCGCCGGCTGAACTCGTCGAACTGCATCGCGCCGCCCTTGAACGCCTTGCGCAGCTCGACCGATGGCGCGAGGTCCGCTAACCACGCGTGCAGCGCCAGGTTGTCCTTGCGGAGGCCGCGTGGCCACAGCCGATCGACCAGCACACGTTGCCCATCC includes:
- a CDS encoding DUF488 domain-containing protein, translating into MIRCKRAYLPADPEDGQRVLVDRLWPRGLRKDNLALHAWLADLAPSVELRKAFKGGAMQFDEFSRRYRGELAAHPEHWWPLLELAERGTLTLVYAARDEQQNNARVLAEWLEQEGERFERPSSPAYMAGELRRRLSDDD